One window of Acidobacteriaceae bacterium genomic DNA carries:
- a CDS encoding (deoxy)nucleoside triphosphate pyrophosphohydrolase, which yields MKESIRKLPSNNSSPARPLRYVVAGLILRGEHPQREVLICQRSVDKPMGLKWEFPGGKVEPGETPQQALARELDEELGIRATVGPEITAIRHKYRNGGSIHIQFFTIESFTGELQNLVFEEMQWTTFDRLPEYDFLAADLTLIRELAEGKLL from the coding sequence GTGAAAGAGTCCATTCGCAAACTGCCGTCGAATAATTCATCCCCCGCTCGGCCTCTTCGCTACGTGGTCGCCGGGTTGATACTTCGCGGGGAGCATCCGCAGCGCGAGGTGCTGATCTGCCAGCGAAGCGTCGACAAGCCGATGGGGCTGAAATGGGAGTTTCCGGGCGGCAAGGTTGAACCGGGAGAGACTCCGCAGCAGGCGCTTGCGCGGGAGCTCGACGAGGAGCTCGGCATTCGGGCGACGGTCGGGCCGGAGATAACTGCGATTCGTCATAAGTATCGCAATGGCGGCTCAATCCATATTCAGTTCTTCACGATCGAAAGCTTTACGGGCGAGCTGCAGAACCTGGTGTTTGAGGAGATGCAGTGGACCACGTTCGATCGTCTGCCGGAGTATGACTTCCTCGCCGCAGATCTCACGCTCATTCGTGAGCTGGCGGAAGGCAAGCTGCTTTAG
- a CDS encoding Nramp family divalent metal transporter, producing MNRWRRWRTSILLILAVLGPGFITANVDNDSGGIYTYATAGAQFGYALLWTMIPMAIMLAFAQEISARMGVVTGKGLSELIREEFGLRITAMLMFGLVLCNLGDVVSEFAGVSSSASLFHISKWISVPIVMVLVWVLVVYGDYKKLEKLFVVLSFLYIAYIITAVLAHPNWSSAVKDTLRFPRLRDLRNSDYLYLSVGLIGATVAPWQQFYLQASVVDKGTPTSKLKFAQTDAVFGSVFSIIVAAFIVIACAATLFVGNVHNISDAADAAQSLRPLGGQYASVLFAFGLLNASIFAASILPLSTAYTVCEALGFESGLSKKFREAPVFYWLYTGLLVVGAAVILISNRPPAKLAVLSQVLNGVLLPAVLVFMLILVNKKSLMGARRNKTSYNIVAWTLTALATILTAVMLIGLLKAS from the coding sequence ATGAACCGCTGGAGACGCTGGCGCACAAGCATACTGCTGATCCTCGCGGTGCTTGGCCCCGGCTTCATCACGGCCAATGTAGACAACGACTCCGGCGGCATCTACACCTATGCCACCGCAGGCGCGCAGTTCGGCTACGCCCTCCTCTGGACCATGATCCCCATGGCGATCATGCTTGCCTTCGCGCAGGAGATCTCCGCGCGCATGGGCGTTGTCACCGGTAAAGGACTCAGCGAACTCATCCGCGAGGAATTCGGTCTTCGTATCACGGCCATGCTGATGTTCGGCCTCGTCCTCTGCAATCTCGGCGACGTCGTCAGCGAGTTCGCCGGCGTCAGCTCCAGCGCTTCGCTCTTCCACATCAGCAAATGGATCTCAGTACCCATCGTGATGGTGCTCGTCTGGGTGCTCGTCGTCTACGGGGATTACAAGAAACTCGAAAAACTCTTCGTCGTTCTCAGCTTCCTCTACATCGCGTACATCATCACCGCCGTGCTCGCGCACCCCAACTGGAGCTCCGCCGTGAAGGACACGCTTCGCTTCCCGCGCCTTCGCGATCTCCGCAACTCGGACTATCTCTATCTGTCCGTCGGCCTCATCGGAGCCACTGTTGCTCCCTGGCAGCAGTTCTATTTGCAGGCTTCGGTCGTCGACAAGGGCACGCCGACATCGAAGCTCAAGTTTGCTCAGACGGACGCTGTCTTCGGCTCCGTCTTTTCGATCATCGTCGCCGCGTTCATCGTCATCGCCTGCGCGGCCACGCTCTTTGTCGGCAACGTCCACAACATCTCTGACGCCGCTGACGCTGCTCAGTCCCTCCGCCCCCTCGGCGGCCAATACGCCTCCGTGCTGTTCGCCTTCGGCCTCCTGAACGCGTCCATCTTCGCGGCCTCCATTCTTCCGCTCTCCACCGCCTATACGGTTTGCGAAGCGCTCGGCTTCGAGAGCGGCCTGAGCAAGAAGTTCCGCGAAGCGCCCGTCTTCTATTGGCTCTACACGGGTCTTCTGGTCGTCGGGGCCGCCGTCATTCTTATCTCGAACCGGCCCCCTGCAAAGCTCGCCGTTCTTTCGCAGGTGCTCAACGGCGTGCTGCTGCCGGCGGTGCTGGTCTTCATGCTCATCCTGGTCAACAAGAAGTCGCTGATGGGCGCCAGGCGCAACAAGACCTCCTACAATATCGTCGCGTGGACGCTCACGGCTCTCGCTACGATCCTCACGGCTGTCATGTTGATCGGCTTGCTCAAGGCAAGCTAA
- a CDS encoding haloacid dehalogenase-like hydrolase has translation MNALESPETLTTTEFLARVYEAAPRVAVFDCDGTLWGPDSGSAFMYWTMETGLLSAEATAWLNERYAGYKRGDVSELAICGEMVQVYQGISEERLRTAAAAFFREKIEAQIFPEMLQVVRDLQAAGTEIWAVSSTCDWVVEEGVKRFGIPAERVLAACVECRNGVASDVLCDIPTDEGKVTSLARAAVTSPDAVFGNSVHDAAMLSIARRPFPVNPSAELARFSADRGWPVYYPVPR, from the coding sequence TTGAACGCTCTCGAAAGCCCTGAAACGCTGACCACTACTGAGTTTCTTGCTCGCGTCTACGAGGCCGCACCGCGCGTGGCAGTGTTTGACTGCGATGGGACCCTGTGGGGACCGGACTCGGGCTCCGCATTCATGTACTGGACGATGGAGACGGGGCTGCTCTCTGCCGAAGCGACGGCCTGGCTGAACGAGCGATATGCCGGATACAAGCGTGGCGACGTCTCGGAACTCGCGATCTGTGGCGAGATGGTCCAGGTGTATCAGGGTATTTCCGAAGAGAGGCTGCGCACCGCGGCGGCAGCGTTCTTTCGCGAGAAGATCGAAGCGCAGATTTTTCCCGAGATGCTTCAGGTCGTGCGTGATTTACAGGCTGCCGGCACTGAGATCTGGGCGGTGAGCTCTACGTGCGACTGGGTTGTGGAAGAGGGCGTGAAGCGATTCGGAATTCCAGCGGAGCGTGTGCTCGCCGCCTGCGTGGAATGCAGAAATGGAGTGGCGTCCGATGTGCTGTGCGATATACCGACGGATGAGGGCAAGGTAACGTCGCTGGCTCGCGCTGCGGTCACGTCGCCGGATGCCGTTTTCGGCAACTCGGTTCATGATGCGGCCATGCTATCGATTGCGCGGCGTCCGTTCCCGGTGAACCCGTCGGCGGAACTGGCACGATTCAGCGCGGACCGCGGATGGCCTGTTTACTATCCGGTTCCACGATAA
- a CDS encoding aldo/keto reductase: MEHIRLASSGRETTRLGFGCSILMAGISRRQSLRLLDAAYDAGIRHFDVAPLYGYGEAESCLGDLIARHPDITITTKFGIAPPGRGSLLRTVRRAVGPLLQRVPSLKRLARSAGAAAAPPAKSRFTAAEARASLDRSLRNLRTTHVDLLLLHEPESTDLTDFTLLDFLNNAVAEKIIGDFGVGSDSAKLPALLRDRPGYCRVVQHDWSILDPLESPRRETDFHIHHRALTEHLHTLHDALTSDKARCRRWSEITGRDLARREVLAALMLKAALILHPNTILLVSSKNPAHIRENVHVAEDASLEEPARRLHQLVQREGLSSAAN, translated from the coding sequence ATGGAGCACATCCGGCTCGCATCCAGCGGGCGCGAGACAACCCGCCTCGGCTTCGGCTGCTCCATCCTCATGGCCGGCATCTCGCGCCGTCAGAGCCTCCGCCTTCTCGACGCCGCCTACGACGCCGGCATTCGTCACTTCGACGTCGCTCCTCTCTACGGCTACGGCGAAGCCGAGAGCTGCCTCGGCGATCTCATCGCCCGCCACCCTGACATCACCATCACCACAAAATTCGGCATAGCCCCGCCCGGCCGCGGCAGCCTCCTCCGCACCGTCCGCCGCGCCGTCGGCCCACTCCTCCAGCGCGTCCCCTCGCTCAAGCGCCTCGCGCGCTCGGCCGGAGCGGCTGCCGCCCCTCCCGCAAAATCCAGATTCACTGCCGCAGAGGCCCGCGCCTCACTTGATCGCAGCCTCCGCAATCTCCGCACGACCCACGTCGACCTCCTGCTCCTGCACGAACCCGAATCAACGGACCTCACAGACTTCACCCTGCTCGATTTCCTCAACAACGCCGTCGCGGAAAAAATCATTGGCGACTTTGGCGTTGGCAGCGACAGTGCGAAACTCCCGGCACTCCTCCGCGACCGCCCCGGCTACTGCCGCGTCGTCCAGCACGACTGGTCCATCCTCGATCCTCTCGAATCTCCGCGCCGCGAGACGGACTTCCACATCCACCACCGTGCGTTGACCGAACATTTGCACACCCTCCACGACGCTCTCACCAGCGACAAAGCCCGTTGCCGCCGTTGGTCCGAGATCACGGGCCGGGATTTGGCGCGACGCGAAGTCCTCGCAGCGCTTATGCTGAAGGCAGCGCTGATTCTGCATCCAAACACCATCCTTCTGGTGTCCTCGAAGAACCCTGCGCACATCAGAGAGAATGTCCATGTAGCAGAGGACGCGAGCCTCGAAGAGCCCGCTCGACGTCTTCATCAACTTGTGCAGCGTGAAGGCTTGTCCTCCGCAGCCAACTAA
- a CDS encoding LemA family protein, which translates to MVQLNEQVNSAYSQVDIEQQRRLDLIPNLVASVKGYVKEEETVLTNIANARAAVLASGSDRASSINANQRLDVALGPLYRLQEEYPNLKGNDQFMRLEDELAGTENRIAVARRRYNETLRAYNTYVQQFPNSLWAGARFPVRDEYFKGNPQNSQVPTVDFSK; encoded by the coding sequence ATGGTGCAACTGAATGAGCAGGTCAATAGCGCCTATTCACAGGTCGACATCGAACAACAACGCCGGCTTGATCTCATTCCGAACCTGGTCGCCAGCGTCAAGGGCTATGTCAAGGAGGAAGAGACCGTCCTCACGAACATCGCGAACGCCCGCGCGGCCGTCCTCGCCTCGGGCTCTGATCGCGCCTCCAGCATTAATGCCAACCAGCGTCTGGACGTGGCGCTTGGCCCCCTTTATCGCCTGCAGGAGGAGTATCCGAACCTGAAGGGCAACGATCAGTTCATGCGCCTCGAGGACGAACTGGCCGGTACAGAGAACCGCATCGCCGTTGCCCGCCGCCGTTATAACGAAACCCTCCGGGCCTATAACACGTACGTCCAGCAGTTTCCCAATAGCCTCTGGGCGGGCGCTCGATTCCCTGTGCGTGACGAATACTTCAAGGGCAACCCGCAGAACAGCCAGGTGCCGACTGTGGACTTCAGCAAATAG
- a CDS encoding DUF4142 domain-containing protein — protein MKRVSYFMCCAAMGATALMFTQTSKAQATDQDKQFLTNASQGNYDEIQLGKLAEQKATNPAVKNFGRRMVTDHTKLTEKMKPYAESWGIAAPTALSSDAQKEYDDLQGRSGNDFDKKYIDDMVSDHGKDLDAFTKEVKDTKDAKFRTSVEQGKSVVAAHKNMAYDLKKKL, from the coding sequence ATGAAACGGGTTAGCTATTTCATGTGCTGCGCTGCCATGGGCGCAACAGCACTGATGTTCACGCAGACATCGAAGGCCCAGGCCACCGACCAGGACAAGCAGTTCCTCACGAACGCCTCGCAAGGTAACTACGACGAGATCCAACTCGGCAAGCTCGCTGAGCAGAAAGCCACAAATCCCGCCGTCAAAAACTTCGGTCGGCGCATGGTCACTGACCATACGAAGCTTACTGAAAAGATGAAACCCTATGCAGAATCGTGGGGAATCGCAGCGCCCACAGCCCTTAGCTCTGACGCACAGAAGGAGTACGACGACCTGCAGGGCCGGTCCGGCAATGACTTCGATAAGAAGTACATCGATGATATGGTCAGCGATCACGGCAAGGATCTTGACGCCTTTACCAAAGAGGTGAAGGACACCAAGGACGCCAAGTTCCGCACGTCCGTCGAGCAGGGCAAGAGCGTCGTAGCCGCTCATAAGAACATGGCCTACGACCTGAAGAAGAAGCTGTAG
- a CDS encoding CBS domain-containing protein has translation MENAATNPTSVAMLVGMQVVDSSGHSYGHVQELAVDVGKDANRVSGLLLSKRGKADRFMVAIEELDNPGASPKRLRTNAKPHPVPSLRDTLLLERDLLDQQIIDVDGRKVVRVNDVNLAWTEDGGGARTTTLLIQDVEIGLRGAARRLLKGLPAGTIDTIVSSIPSRVIPWSCVDVIERDPARRVRLKIGQERLAKLHPSDIADILEELAPAEREAVFTSLPEQTAAEALEEIDPRVQKELLQRMDSERAADIIEEMDPGAAADVLAELSEEESEKILEEMEPEERQDVEELLEFSAETAAGRMTTDFISVSREATVAEAIDALRRFEGDPDTISEIYLLDDEEKLNDVVMLPRLLLAQPDAKLSSLSEGHIVSCGLHARDAEVAELFDKYNLRSLPVVNATRHVAGVIHAEQVIAALREG, from the coding sequence ATGGAAAACGCCGCGACCAATCCGACCTCGGTAGCCATGCTTGTCGGCATGCAGGTCGTGGACTCCTCCGGCCATAGTTACGGCCACGTGCAGGAGCTCGCAGTTGACGTTGGCAAGGATGCAAATCGGGTCTCGGGTCTGCTGCTTTCTAAACGCGGCAAGGCTGACCGCTTCATGGTCGCCATTGAGGAACTGGATAATCCCGGCGCTTCGCCCAAACGCCTCCGCACCAACGCCAAACCTCATCCCGTCCCGAGCCTTCGAGACACCCTCCTGCTCGAACGTGACCTGCTCGATCAGCAAATCATCGACGTCGATGGCCGCAAGGTCGTTCGCGTGAACGACGTCAACCTCGCCTGGACCGAGGACGGAGGAGGCGCACGCACCACAACTCTCCTGATTCAAGACGTCGAAATCGGCCTGCGCGGCGCCGCTCGCCGCCTGCTCAAAGGCCTTCCCGCAGGCACAATCGATACCATCGTCAGCAGCATTCCCTCGCGCGTCATCCCGTGGAGCTGCGTGGACGTCATCGAGCGCGACCCTGCGCGCCGAGTTCGCCTCAAGATCGGTCAGGAACGCCTCGCCAAGCTGCACCCGTCCGACATCGCCGACATTCTTGAAGAACTCGCACCTGCTGAACGCGAAGCGGTCTTCACGAGCCTCCCCGAACAGACCGCCGCCGAGGCCCTCGAAGAGATCGATCCACGGGTTCAAAAGGAACTACTGCAGCGCATGGACTCCGAGCGCGCAGCAGACATCATCGAGGAGATGGACCCCGGCGCCGCCGCCGATGTCCTCGCCGAACTCAGCGAGGAAGAGTCCGAAAAGATCCTCGAGGAGATGGAGCCCGAGGAGCGCCAGGATGTCGAAGAACTCCTCGAGTTCTCGGCGGAAACCGCCGCGGGTCGCATGACCACGGACTTCATCAGCGTCTCCCGCGAGGCAACCGTCGCCGAGGCCATCGATGCCCTCCGCCGGTTCGAAGGCGACCCCGACACCATCTCCGAAATCTACCTGCTCGATGACGAGGAGAAGCTCAATGATGTCGTCATGCTGCCCCGTCTTCTGTTAGCGCAGCCTGATGCCAAACTCTCCTCGCTCTCCGAAGGCCACATCGTCTCCTGCGGTCTGCACGCGCGCGACGCCGAGGTCGCCGAGCTCTTCGACAAGTACAACCTGCGCTCGTTGCCCGTGGTAAATGCCACCCGACACGTCGCCGGCGTCATCCACGCCGAGCAGGTGATCGCAGCGCTGCGTGAGGGCTGA
- a CDS encoding glycosyltransferase → MPAERPLKILYASGLSPNDSSLYRLWALERQGHTVIPINAYEYEPSSALVKKIVHRAQVGPGVTRLNRDILAAAERERPDIFWADKLLSLQPRILGKLRRMGIVSVSYMIDNVFGVRGDPGWRLYKKDLTHFDLHVVQRDKNVLEYREHGARDVLKIQTAYEPTIHFPPPPGWSDADRTSGVSFIGTPYDDRAGFLTRLWKEFGLPVTISGSSVWRERLTPEAQQAIYTGRELYGRDYREAIWRAKINLSFLTHSNHDEFAHKSFEIAACEGFLLVERSPGHLARFVEDEEAVFFEGIQECVEKIRRYLPDEASRTRIAAAGRVRAERSGYHNDAQVAKIIARLRDILKKS, encoded by the coding sequence ATGCCTGCCGAACGCCCGCTAAAAATCCTCTACGCCTCTGGCCTCTCGCCCAACGACTCCTCGCTCTACCGCCTCTGGGCGCTCGAGCGCCAGGGCCACACCGTTATCCCCATCAACGCTTACGAGTACGAACCCTCCAGCGCGCTCGTCAAAAAAATCGTTCACCGCGCCCAGGTCGGCCCCGGCGTCACGCGCCTCAACCGCGACATCCTCGCCGCCGCCGAACGGGAGCGCCCCGACATCTTCTGGGCCGACAAGCTCCTCTCCCTCCAGCCCCGGATCCTCGGCAAACTCCGCCGCATGGGCATTGTCAGCGTCAGCTACATGATCGACAACGTCTTCGGCGTCCGTGGCGACCCAGGCTGGCGTCTCTACAAAAAAGACCTCACTCATTTCGATCTCCACGTCGTCCAGCGCGACAAAAACGTCCTCGAATACCGCGAGCACGGCGCCCGCGACGTCCTCAAAATCCAGACCGCATACGAACCCACCATCCACTTCCCGCCGCCCCCCGGCTGGAGCGACGCCGACCGCACCAGCGGCGTCTCCTTCATCGGCACGCCGTACGATGACCGCGCCGGCTTTCTCACCCGCCTCTGGAAGGAATTCGGCCTCCCCGTCACCATCTCCGGCAGCTCCGTCTGGCGTGAGCGCCTCACACCCGAGGCCCAGCAGGCCATCTACACGGGCAGGGAACTCTACGGCCGCGACTACCGCGAAGCCATCTGGCGCGCCAAAATCAACCTCAGCTTTCTCACCCACTCCAACCACGACGAGTTCGCGCACAAGAGCTTCGAGATCGCCGCATGCGAAGGCTTCCTGCTCGTCGAGCGCTCCCCCGGCCACCTCGCCCGTTTCGTCGAAGACGAAGAGGCAGTCTTCTTCGAGGGCATCCAGGAATGCGTCGAAAAAATCCGCCGCTATCTTCCCGACGAAGCCTCCCGCACCCGCATCGCCGCCGCCGGCCGCGTCCGGGCCGAGCGCAGCGGCTACCACAACGACGCGCAGGTCGCCAAAATCATCGCCCGCCTGCGCGATATCCTCAAAAAATCCTGA
- a CDS encoding TPM domain-containing protein, with protein sequence MRTLRRLSVLLLIVTAVRCVGAYAETVSQLPQPTSYVQDFAGVIDAGSKQEMEQLSGELWQQAHAKVIIVTIHSLQGESIEEFATDLEDKWKVGAKDTDRGLLMILAINDRKRRIEVGYGLEGILNDAKVGDIGRTMVPYLQRGEYGPGLLEAEQQIANVIAADAHVTLTPLQHPVRQPAPQRGRNDWLGVIIFFVILFFMFGSGRRGGGWLPWFILGNMMGGGGRGGWGGGGGGGGGGGGGNDDFGGGFGGGSGGGGASGDW encoded by the coding sequence GTGCGAACTCTCCGGCGTCTGAGCGTCCTGCTTCTCATCGTCACCGCGGTCCGCTGCGTTGGCGCGTACGCCGAAACTGTCAGCCAGCTTCCCCAGCCCACCAGCTACGTGCAGGATTTCGCCGGGGTCATCGACGCCGGCTCGAAGCAGGAAATGGAGCAGCTCAGCGGGGAACTCTGGCAACAGGCCCACGCCAAAGTCATCATTGTCACGATCCACTCCCTGCAGGGCGAAAGCATCGAGGAGTTCGCGACAGACCTCGAAGACAAATGGAAGGTCGGTGCCAAAGACACCGACCGCGGCCTGCTCATGATCCTTGCGATTAATGACCGCAAACGCCGCATCGAGGTCGGCTATGGGCTTGAGGGTATCCTCAACGACGCAAAGGTCGGTGACATCGGCCGCACGATGGTGCCGTACCTGCAGCGTGGTGAGTACGGTCCTGGTCTGCTCGAAGCTGAGCAGCAGATTGCCAACGTTATCGCCGCTGACGCACACGTAACTCTCACCCCTCTGCAGCATCCCGTCCGTCAGCCCGCTCCGCAGCGTGGTCGCAATGACTGGCTCGGCGTCATTATTTTCTTCGTCATTCTGTTCTTCATGTTCGGCAGCGGCCGTCGCGGCGGCGGCTGGTTGCCCTGGTTCATCCTCGGAAACATGATGGGCGGAGGAGGTCGTGGCGGCTGGGGTGGGGGCGGCGGTGGTGGTGGCGGGGGCGGCGGGGGTAACGACGACTTCGGCGGCGGTTTCGGTGGGGGCTCTGGTGGCGGCGGTGCCAGCGGCGACTGGTAG
- the uxaC gene encoding glucuronate isomerase, protein MLDENRLFPAEPATRRVAAKLYESVENLPIISPHGHTDPQWFADDQPFPDPAALFIQPDHYIFRMLYSQGISLESLGIPQSDGKQKADPREVWRIFARNYYLFRGTPTRLWIDYAFEKQFGLKDRLSTDNADEYYDTIDKELRTPAFRPRALFESFNIEVLATTDTAFDPLTQHKKIRESGWKGRIVPTFRPDAVIDAEYIGFHDNLKKLADSANEDVSNYKGYLTALRKRRAFFKENGATATDHGHLTARTADLPFSDASALYERIYTGKTKAGDIELFQAQMLTEMAGMSVEDGLTMQLHPGSIRNHNALVYAKFGRDKGADIPSPTEYVRGLQPLLSKYGNEPNFTFILFTLDESTYSRELAPLAGHYPCLRLGPPWWFHDSPEGMRRFREEATETAGFYNTVGFNDDTRAFLSIPARHDVARRVDCAFLGKLVAEGRLDEDEAFELAQDLTVNLVRKAYKL, encoded by the coding sequence ATGTTGGATGAAAACAGGCTATTTCCTGCCGAACCTGCGACGAGACGTGTTGCGGCAAAACTCTATGAATCCGTTGAGAACCTTCCGATCATCAGCCCGCACGGCCATACGGATCCCCAATGGTTCGCTGACGACCAGCCGTTTCCTGATCCTGCTGCGCTCTTCATTCAGCCGGATCATTACATCTTCCGCATGCTCTACTCGCAGGGAATTAGTTTGGAGTCCCTCGGAATTCCACAGTCGGACGGCAAACAGAAGGCTGATCCGCGCGAGGTCTGGCGCATCTTCGCCAGGAACTACTACCTCTTCCGCGGAACTCCCACGCGCCTCTGGATCGACTACGCGTTCGAAAAGCAGTTCGGCCTGAAGGACCGCCTCAGCACCGACAATGCCGACGAGTATTACGACACCATCGACAAGGAACTGCGCACACCCGCATTTCGTCCCCGCGCCCTCTTCGAAAGCTTCAACATTGAGGTGCTCGCAACGACGGACACCGCTTTCGATCCCCTGACGCAGCACAAGAAGATTCGCGAGAGCGGATGGAAGGGACGCATCGTGCCCACGTTCCGTCCTGACGCCGTTATCGACGCCGAGTACATCGGCTTCCACGACAACCTGAAGAAGCTCGCGGATTCCGCGAACGAGGACGTCTCGAACTACAAGGGCTACCTCACCGCCTTGCGCAAGCGGCGCGCGTTCTTCAAGGAGAACGGTGCCACGGCTACGGATCACGGGCACCTCACCGCGCGTACCGCCGATCTACCGTTTAGCGACGCCTCCGCGCTCTACGAGCGCATCTACACCGGCAAGACGAAGGCCGGCGACATCGAGCTCTTCCAGGCCCAGATGCTGACGGAGATGGCCGGAATGAGCGTGGAGGATGGGCTGACGATGCAGCTTCATCCGGGCTCGATCCGCAACCACAACGCGCTGGTCTACGCGAAGTTCGGGCGCGACAAGGGAGCAGATATCCCATCGCCGACCGAGTACGTTCGCGGCTTGCAGCCGCTGCTCTCGAAGTACGGCAACGAGCCGAACTTCACCTTTATTTTGTTCACGCTCGACGAGTCGACATACTCGCGGGAGCTGGCCCCCCTGGCGGGGCATTATCCCTGCCTGCGGCTGGGGCCGCCGTGGTGGTTCCATGACTCGCCGGAGGGGATGCGGCGCTTCCGGGAGGAGGCGACCGAGACAGCCGGGTTCTACAACACGGTCGGGTTCAACGACGACACCAGGGCGTTCCTGTCGATTCCGGCGCGGCACGATGTGGCCCGCAGGGTGGACTGCGCGTTCCTCGGAAAGCTGGTGGCTGAGGGCCGACTCGATGAGGATGAGGCCTTCGAGCTGGCCCAGGACCTAACGGTGAATCTGGTGAGGAAGGCGTATAAGTTGTAG